CATGGATATTTCACGGGGATACATTTCAAGACTAtattagggtgagtgagtggggttttaCGCAAcaacaaagcaatattccagttatatggcggcggtctgtaaataatcgagtctggaccagacactccagtgataaacagcatgagcattgatctgcgtaaTTAGGacccaatgacatgtgtctgcgagcttgaccacccgatctcgatagttgcctcttgcgacaagcatagctggcatttatggcaagcatagattactgagggcctattctaccccggatcttcacgggtctgtattCGGAAATGTAAATAGAAGTACGTGTGTTGGTACTTTGGGGTTTGTTTTCTTGTCAGAGGTAGGAACAATGtaatttttcatttgtttcaagACATTTAGGGCGCCCAGGCAACAAGTTTTgtcttattttcattttgtctaGTTGTTTTTTTACTACTGTCTGTAATAAAGCATTGCTTTAGGAAATCAAAGGAACATTCAAAAGCATCAAAGGACGGACGTTTATAACAAATTACCGACCTTTCAATCCACGAGGGATTCTGATAATATAATCCTCAACATCTGGATGATGATATTCGCCAAACATTTTAAATAAAGATATCGATGTGGGAGGCACTGTACAACACAATTCGATGTGAATAATCCCGACTCCAAACAGTTCGTAATGCTATGAGCTATCGTAACTGCATCGTTTATCAAGGGCTTACAAATGACGTAGCGCCAGGAATACTGTGCACCCTGATCAATAAATGCGTCCCTTGTGTTTGATAGTTTGTGAGGAAATATACCAGTGTGAGCCTGTGATTATGTGGTAAACACCCAAGATATACATCACTTTAGTTTCGGTTAAAAAACACTGAGGTGTTAAACCATTCTAGATCTCATATATCCTTTTCACAAAAGATCGACGGAACACTGGAATGTATATATGTTATGTGTCAACTTTGTTTGGACGTTGATAATTTATTAAACGTTTAAAACGCCGACCATTGACGCAACTACtatatttatttgattttgCATATAGAAGACGATTGTTCCAACCAAAATTACTAGGCAGGTGCTTCCAAAAGAAAGACTTGTCTTTTTCGGTTTACATTACGCCAGCATATATAAAAGAAGATTGTTCCACCCCAAATTACTAGTCACGAGCTTCAAAAGAAGCGTTTATTTTTTCGGATTCATTTACGCCTGACTATATCAAAAATATATTCCGCCCAAGATTACCTGTTTCCAAAGAAGCACTTTTTTGGATTCAATTACGCCAGTATCCCGGCGTTgacataaacattttatgacTTTCATTGGTATGTTGAACGTAGACACTATGCTGATGTCCATCACTATCTACGCCCTGACGCCATTGCCAGACAATAGAGCAGTAAACCATGTAAATGCCCCAGGACCTAGATACTGTACCATACATACACTGCCTCTTACAATACTGTACACACACCACAATCAAATATCATGTTCCTTAAAAATAATCAGTTTAATAAAGTTTACCAGATATATGAAGTTGTCATCGTGCATCTACCGCTCCGCTCTACCGCTCCACTCTACCACTCCACTCTATCATCAGTGGTATATCAGAATCTGAAACATACACGTATACTCCAGAATAAAACTCCGTTCCCATCATAATGCGGCCTTTCGAAAACCTGTTTCAGACAAGAAACTACATTACCCCTATGCAACACAGTATTTGAAGTTAAAACTATTATACCAGTCATATACTACTTCATGAAATACACTCGAATATGAAACTGTTCCACCAATATACCTCTTTATGAATCCATGTTATCATTGGAATTGGGTTATGGGTGATATCCTACACGATTAAGTCGTAATACCTGTTGTAAGTCATATATAGCGCTGTAGCTGTTTGACGAGGCAAACACTGCACAATAAAATTATTACTATCTATATTATACAGTTGAATGTATCCAGCGTTCAGTTGCAGTTTTCAATTGCCTCCAGAATATATGATGTTTCGCCACAAGAACACGTGCCCCTGAACACTAATGGCCAACAAAAAGTTGAATAATGCTTTGTAGTGACAAAACTCAATCAATCATTTTCGTTGAAGAATTCAATTTACTCATCTCACTTCCGTAATATAAAAATTGATCACTTTAGGATGAATTATTGTACACGTGTTTGCCAAAAACATGTATACGCTCAGAATCTGCGACTAAATGTATTGTGAAGTGCGGAACCACATGCTCCTGTTTAAGGTATAACAGATGACGTTTAATAACGGCACTTTATAAGAAATGGCTCACAAGTGTAAAACGTGTCACAAGCGTGTTTGTAAGCGATGATTAACGGATTCGTAAACAATGGCTGATCAGTTTAATGAGCGTAACAACTTGCTTGCGATGGCTGACGAATATAAAGGATGTGATATTTCGTAAGCGATGGCTAACGAGTTTAAACGCTGAAACGTGAAATGTTATGGCTACGTTAATGCTTCATGTGAACCGATATGTGTGTGGAGTAATAATGAAAAGTTCAAGTTAACGACCGgtgaatattttgttgaaaaggTTCAAAGTACTTATGATGTATATTATATCACCCTTTTCACTTTTTACCTGTCAAAGCAGCTGACCAGCACGAACTGTTGAAACAAAATtctaaaataaaacagtgaataaTAAGTTTCCCAATACGAAAAGAGCTGTGTACACGATCTCACCCTGTCCCCGTGCCTTTCCTTGCTATGATTGATGGCTGCTCTCCGTTTAATTACAATCTGTCACGCGTGATTTATTGGACAAAACGAACAATCCTATTGCTTCTAAAAACTCAGCATGTGAAGGAAAAGAAACGTGCCAGTTTGACTACGAATGTAACATTTCTTACATTTGGATTGCTGTTTGTGGGAAGTTTGAGGTATGGAGCTAGATGGGAGGACTCTTGCTAAACGATCACTATGTATGTACCCGTGTTTATTGTTAATTTGTTTGTGATAAACTAGGGCTACATAGATTGTTATTACCAAATGAGTTTTGTAGTTCACTTtcacattgttgttgttgttgtgtaaaTCTAGACCATCTACATTGGACACAATCTCAGGTGTACAAACGTATGATTGCAACACATGTATATTTGTCAGCGGATGAGATACATTTGTGCTGAAGTCCGTTCTTTACCTGTACGTTGTGTTTATTTCGCATAATGAGCTGAAACATCGGACGATGGAGGTAAGACGCCGTGTCAAACCTTATTTGACGTTTCGTCAAACACGTGGACGGACAAATCTCGTTATTTAttaaaaattattttcaaaatcattctACGAAGCCAGATTTAAATGAGTGAATAAAATATCTGcaaaatatatgcaaaaatATTCGGCTTTCCTATGGAATGCGAACGTTGTTAAGAGCAACGATATAAATTGGCAAGTTCAGCTTATAAAGAATAATGATACTGGATTCAACTGAGCACATGTGCGTTTAAAGTTATTATGTAAGTATTACTCTACAGTTGTCCTTTGGTTGTAACTACCATGTGGAAACATGGCTGATATAACTTGATATTACCAGTAGGGATTATCAGTTTTGAAGTAATGAGAAGGTATTGTAATATAAGAAGTCGGAAGACCAACAGTGTTAAGGACATTTGATCCTCTATAGCTGTTATATGTTGAAGATATCACTTAGTTCATTTTTGTTTCCTTCGATACCTGGAAGTACCCAGAAATACTATCATTATCGGCGTTGCTTTTATTGTAGCTTTTTAGATATGGAACACTGAAATACTCACCGTGAGGCGGGACTACTCACCATAAGACGCAATACAAACTGCAGGCATGAACGTGTCTCGTAGACTAAACAGTCTTTAAACCAGTTAATCTGTTATTGTTCTGTTCGTTTTTAGCCATTGTGAACTACAAGTTCTTTCAAACTCTATCGCAAATGGATAGAAGCCCCAGTTTGAGTATAACCTCGTAACTTTTGATCATATGTaaccgattcacattttcaggtATCATGATGGCAGCGTGTGCGATAATTGTTCTAGTTCTGCTTCTTAGCCACAACGATGCTTCAGCACAGATAACCGGCTTCAGTAAGTTCACAGTTTACGTTTTACGAAATCAAGGATTCGTCTTTGCCTGTCATGCAGATTTTCAGATCAAATTCTTGTTATTGCATGCCACTAGAGTATTTGGGACTCCAGGATACCGCTTCACTTTTTACTGAACAAATACAAGCACCTGTCTTATTGAACATTTTAGGAAACAACTGTATTGTGTGTTGTCGTTAAAAATCCCTCAAAACGCGAGTGGCAAATGTTCGCTTACTCATTGGTGACATTTAAGGAATTGTAACATTGCGTAGTGTTGCATTGTTCTTCCATTCAGGTATCGTGCTCAAGTCTGTGTGCTCTTCCGATCGTTCACCAAAGCTCTGTACATCTGTAACATTAATATACCATTTCTAGTATATGCCCTTATGTGACAGTAGTTATACATCTGTTGATATACACGTCTACTGAATTTAATTAATTGTTTTATATATTGCTGTTTTATTGCAGGATATAACCGGAACCCAAACCAACAACAGAACTCTGTACGAAATGGGCAGACTTTCCCACAGAGGGCTAGTAGACAATTGAATGCACGGGAGAATGCAGAAACAAGTATAAGCTCACAAGGGAGGTATCAGTCAACGGAATGGAAACCAGGAGGGACAGGCCAGTACAGTAATAACATGGATCTCGTGCCAGCAATAGCAGGCAGAGGTGCCATGCCATCCAGTACACGTGGTACAGGCCACTCACGACCATCTGGGGGCAATCGCCAGATAGATTTTAATGGATTGAGGACGACCCAGTCAGCAAATGATATAAACAGTGGTAGGATTCAAAAGTCAGACATGGGTCAAAATAAACTGGTCCAAAGAAATAATTTGAACAGAGATATAAATGGGTTGTCACCCAAGAGGACAACATTGTCTGCACATGGACAAGGTTCATTTGAAGACAAGCAGCAACGTCTACACTCAATGACGACAAGACATCCACAGATGGCGGCAAATATGAGAGACAGCACTGCCCAGCATCATGACCGTTCAGCTATCCACCAGCAACGCCTTTCAACAGGAAGTCCCGAGCAAGCAACTAGTCTATCTCAGATGCAGATGAAACAGCGTGAACAAGAAATGCAAAAGTTACAACTGCAGCAAAACCGTTTAGCTCTCCGTCAGCAACAAACAGCACCGGGGCGTTCCGATCAGGCTCACAGCATCTCACAGGTTCAGATGAAGGAGCGAGCACAACAACTACGAtatcaacagcagcagcagcaacaacataGGAATCTTCGTGAACAACGGCTGTCAACGATACATCCTGATCAGTCATCGAGCCTGTCCAAACATcagatgaaacaacaacagctaacacatcgccaacaacagcagcaacaacaagaacaacagGGTTCAGGATACGATCAGTTACATCAAGGACGAACGCATGAAATGGATGTCTCTAGCACACCGAGATCAAATCACAGGAGAATAATCATACGAGGGGGTATGCCGGCTATGCCTGAGATATATTCATCTAAATCTACAGACATGAAACAACTTCAAGAGCCTTTGAAGTCTAACAAATCTCATTCACAGGGACCTGGCGAATCAAGACATCCTCTGTCACCATTTCCAGCCGTGAAGACACTGCCTTTACAAGGGTCCGGAAAAAGCAGAGACGTTTTACCAGTCTCCGAAGCCTATTATTACACTGGTGAAAGAAATGCAACCAATGGTGGCAAGAAGGGTTCAACAGTAGCTTTTATTAGCGTTGGCGATGGGCCTCCAAACCAAGGAGACATTTTCAAAGTCCACCCTAACGGAAATGACATTACTAGATATGAACGAATGAataaaccaacaacaaaaacacactcGTCCTATCGAACAAATCAGAGCACGACGAAGTTCATAACAAATGTATCAGATCCAGAAATAATGACAGCCGTTGACAATGTGTCTGCAATTCCAGGAAATGGAGCTGCTGCAGAACGGCGGAATGATCAGATGCATACAGATTCCGGATCAATGATGTCTACCAGACTGCCGATATTGTCCCCTGCTAATATTAACATCCATTCACAAAATCAACAATTTCCGTCTTCTACATTCTATTCCACACACAATGGCAATTCGTTTCACATTAAGTCTTCTAAACCGTCAGGATCACAATATGATGTGGTAAATCCAGCTGATCCACTTAGTACAAGAACTGGTACGAGACGGGATCGATACACAACACATGGCACCGTTTTCAACCAACAAAATTCATCACCAAAGTCACCATTTGTTGATGCACCGTTAATTGTCCCAGACAGCCACCATGGACCCTCCGCAGTTTCAAATCAGCAAGGACAGAACGCCTCTCCAACCAATCATAATTCACATCCTTCTCACCACGACCGGGGAACATCAAGAAATACAGGACCTGTTGCCTATACCAGTGCACAAGGTCAGCCAAGCGGAACCAAACATTCTTATCAACAGTCTGTCTCGTCTTTCCATTCCGCACAgcaacaaacagaaaaacatgTACTGCAGCCGATGTCTCCTCCCAGTCCAGTGCAACAACACGCTGGACGACAGCAACGGCAACTGTCAGAGTATCCTTCTATTTCGACGCAACAAGGACAACAGAAGGTACAACAACCAATGACCCTTTCTAACCAATGGCCACAAAGAGGACAACAGCAAACACACCAGTCCGTAGATCCTTCTGTTTCAGCACGGATGTCGGTAGCGCCATCCAATCCAATGCAAGAACAAGGGCAACAACAGGCACACCAGCCAATGGCACCTTCTGATCCACTGCAACATCGAGGACAACAGTATGTACATCAGTCTCCAGATGCTTCTGTTTCGATGCAACATGGTCAGCACCTTGAACAACAGCCCATGGGTCCTTCCAATCCCGTGCAACAACGAGGAGGACAACAGCAAAGACAACAGTCTGCATATCCATCTAGTTCAATGCAACATATACAACGGCAGGCACAACAGCCGATCTATCCTTCTAATCCAATGCCGGTACAAGGAGCACAACCGCACGTACAACAGTCGATGGCTCCTTCCAACCCAATTCATAAGGTACAGCAGGTACAACATATGGCTCCTTCCAACCCAACATCGATACTGGGAGGACAAAACCACATACAACAATCTGCATATCAACCTAGTTCAACGCAACCTGGAATGCAACAGGCACAGCAACTGATAGGTCCTTCCCACACAATGCAACAAGGAGCACAACAGCAGATACAACAGTCCATGGCTCCTCCCAATCCGATGCCAGTGCAAGGAGCACAACAACAGATACAACAACCCATGGCTCCTTCCAATCCAATGCCGGTACAAGGAGCACAACAGCAAAATCCAATGCCGGTACAAGGAGCACAACAGCAGATACAACAGCCCATGGCTCCTCCCAATCCGATGCCAGTACAAGGAGCACAACAGCATATACAACAGTCCATGGCTCCTCCCAATCCGATGCCAGTGCAAGGAGCACAACAACAGATACAACAACCCATGGCTCCTTCAAATCCAATGCCGGTACAAGGTGCACAACAGCAGATACAACAGCCCATGGCTCCTTCAAATCCAATGCCGGTACAAGGAGCACAACAGCATATACAACAGTCCATGGCTCCTTCCAATCCGATACCAGTGCAAGGACCACAACAACAGATACAACAACCAATGGCTCCTTCAAATCCAATGCCGGTGCAGGGAGCACAACAGCAGATACAACAGCCCATGGCTCCTTCCAATCCACTGCCGGTACAAGGAGCACAACAGCAGATACAACAACCCATGGCTCCTTCCAATCCAATGCCGGTACAAGGAGCACAACAGCAGATACAACAATCTGCATACGTTTCGAATCCGATGCAAAAACCGTCGGCTCCTAACAATCCAATACAACAGGGACAACAGCAAATACAACAACCGCCAGTCCTTTCTAGTTCAATGCAGCAAGGACAACAACCGGTACAACAGTATCAGCCAACGCAATTACAGCCCAAACCGAACAGGACCCTTGCGTATTATGgttacacacacagtcacactcaaagtcagTCACAGACTGCAAATTACCAGATACCAAGTAGTGGGGAGACTTTCTCGAATGGACAACAGGTACATGGAGTTTCCACTGCACAGAATCAAGCTGGACAGGCGCATCCACCAAGTAACCATCCTGTTGGAGTAGCAACCTATCCATCCAATCAACAAGTAATGAAGCAGCAACAAGTCAACGGTGTTTCCAGCACGCGATATGAACCTGGCAATCAGATCAATGGAGGAGGTCCTAGTGGtgtcatgaatggaatgagcgGCAATGGAAGAGGTCCTGATGGTGGCCTGAATCGAATGGGAAGTCCCAACCGTGCCATGAATGGGATGGGAAGTCCCAACGGTGCCATGAATGGGATGGGAAGTCCCAACGGTGCCATGAATGGGATGGGAAGTCCCAACGGTGCCATGAATGGGATGGGGAGTCCCAACGGTGCCATGAATGGGATGGGAAGTCCCAAAGGTGCTATGAATGGGATTGGAAGTCCCAACGGTGCCATGAATGGGATGGGGAGTCCCAACGGTGCCATGAATGGTATGGGAAGTCCCAACGGTGCCATGAATGGGATGGGAAGTCCCAACGGTGCTATGAATGGGATGGGAAGTCACAACGGTGTAATGAATGGGATGGGAAGTCCCAATGGTGTCATGAATGGCATGAATGGTGGGGGTGGAGCAATGAGAGGTCCAATGGGTGGCATGAATGGAATGGGAGGTCCTGTGGGCGTCATGAATGGAAGGCAAGGCATGATGAGCGCGTCAATGGGAGGTGGTATGAATGGTATGGGAGGTAACCCTGGTGGTATGAATGGTATGGGAGGTAACCCAGGTGGTATGAATGGTATGGGAGGTAACCCAGGTGGTATGAATGGTATGGGAGGTAACCCAGGTGGTATGAATGGTATGGGAGGTAACCCAGGTGGTATGAATGGTATGGGGGGCCCAGGCCAAATGAGTGGTATGAATGGTATGGGAAGAAGGGGCACTATGGGTGGTGGAATGGGAGGGGGAATGGGAGGGGGAATGGGTAACATGAATGTGATGGGAGGCGCAGTGGGCGGAATGGGTGGGCGTATGAATGGAATGGGAGGGGGAATGAATGGAATGGGAGGGGGAATGAATGGAATGGGCGGAGGAATGAATGGAATGGGCGGAGGAATGAATGGAATGGGAGGAGGAATGAATGGAATGGGCGGAGGAATGAATGGAATGGGCGGAGGAATGAATGGAATCGGCGGAGGAATGTATGGCGGAATGGGCGGCAACACAATGAATGGTAAGTCAAATACATCTGTCTCACTTTACATGACCTTGCAGCACTTACAGCTGCGCCTGAAACGCGAATGTGCTAATTTAGTATCATATTTTtgaaatgtaaaaacaattctggccataaaattgataaaatgcaaatacgTCTGTTAATATGCCGaagtatattgtattgttgaaaTGTCGTTTTTAGATCCGTACAACCCGCCGCCAATAGGCTCTCCCGCGTTTGTGGCATGGCTTCACAAAATGGATCAGCTGGGAATTGATACTCCTTATGAAATGCCAGACTCTACAGGTACCATCAACAGATTATTACCATTAATGATGTCACATTTCAATTCTTGACACGTGTCAAGCCATGTAAGCACGTATGGGTCCAACTGAAAACAAGGGTATTTAAGTATTTGTACTCGTGAAATACTTGTGGTGATTAGAGTTAAAATGTACTTGACACATACACTATATGTTGTTTTActcatcaaaatataaaatggaaTTTCAGATCCACCTACCACTCCAGCCCCGTCAACACTTCCTCCGCCACCGTCAACACCTCCACCGACCACTTCGGTACCTCAGATGATTGCAAATGCACCTTCTCCACACGGCGCACATGCACCTGAAACACATCCAGTGGATGCTTCCCGCACAAATCCTGATCCACCTGTTGCTTCGAACAGACTATCTGGTAATACACTTGCTGGTATTCACTATTCATTCCATAACAGGTAGATAACTTTACAGTATAAAATCCAAAGGATGAAAACTGTTTAGGAGACATACGCATTTATAGAATAGTAATGCACTGTTTCCAGTGTTTACAAACCGCGCAGCGCTTGCGACCTGATTAAAATGATTCATTGGTGAATCTGGAGAAATAGGAGTCTCACTGGGGATAAGACAAACACAGCACAACTATCAAGCGTGGGCACTAGTTTTCATGTCTTTAGATCTGTTACTCACTTTATCAGTGTGATATGTCCACTTCTTGTCCAGAGGTTGACATTCGATGACCTTTAGCAAAGGTATGCCATGCAACGCTTACTAAAGAGACATAAATAAGAGTAGCTTCCCTTTATCAAAGGGCAGTTACTCCAGCGTGCAGTCTGACAGATTGTGAGAAACTCTACGTGGCCATTCGTATTTTGCATGTGTATAAATGAAAGAACAGATTTCAGTCGGAATAAATGGATTACCTcgaaacatgacaaaacattacTAAACTATTTGTAGGACAGTGTTGCTTTGTTGATTAATAATTACGACAATaagtgaaaagaaaaaaaatatttcatttgaactgCAATGACGGTTTCACTTTCCAACTGATTCTCTAACGTATGGTTCATTGACGTTCACATTCCACAAGGTGAGAGGTTCGGTATCTGTGAGTGAATGCACTCTGCAATACTACAGCCGTTAGACAAACTGTCGGGGTACCCCTGCTTCCCCCTTTGGGTCCATGTTTATCATTCCAAAGTATACTGCCATGATAACCCCTATGCTGGTATATATATGCTCACCAGATTTTCTAGAAGCAGGAAATTCTGGGGAAATAGGCAGGAACTGTTGTCGCTCCTAATATATAAACAGCGAAGTTACTGTGTCTCATGGAACAAAACCTACTTTGAGGTAATAGCGCAAGATCGATTTTCCTTATGTTCTGTTGGTAGTGCTAATGTGTTCACCAAACGAACAGCttggctgttgtgttgtgt
The window above is part of the Haliotis asinina isolate JCU_RB_2024 chromosome 1, JCU_Hal_asi_v2, whole genome shotgun sequence genome. Proteins encoded here:
- the LOC137256601 gene encoding uncharacterized protein isoform X2 encodes the protein MELDGRTLAKRSLCIMMAACAIIVLVLLLSHNDASAQITGFRYNRNPNQQQNSVRNGQTFPQRASRQLNARENAETSISSQGRYQSTEWKPGGTGQYSNNMDLVPAIAGRGAMPSSTRGTGHSRPSGGNRQIDFNGLRTTQSANDINSGRIQKSDMGQNKLVQRNNLNRDINGLSPKRTTLSAHGQGSFEDKQQRLHSMTTRHPQMAANMRDSTAQHHDRSAIHQQRLSTGSPEQATSLSQMQMKQREQEMQKLQLQQNRLALRQQQTAPGRSDQAHSISQVQMKERAQQLRYQQQQQQQHRNLREQRLSTIHPDQSSSLSKHQMKQQQLTHRQQQQQQQEQQGSGYDQLHQGRTHEMDVSSTPRSNHRRIIIRGGMPAMPEIYSSKSTDMKQLQEPLKSNKSHSQGPGESRHPLSPFPAVKTLPLQGSGKSRDVLPVSEAYYYTGERNATNGGKKGSTVAFISVGDGPPNQGDIFKVHPNGNDITRYERMNKPTTKTHSSYRTNQSTTKFITNVSDPEIMTAVDNVSAIPGNGAAAERRNDQMHTDSGSMMSTRLPILSPANINIHSQNQQFPSSTFYSTHNGNSFHIKSSKPSGSQYDVVNPADPLSTRTGTRRDRYTTHGTVFNQQNSSPKSPFVDAPLIVPDSHHGPSAVSNQQGQNASPTNHNSHPSHHDRGTSRNTGPVAYTSAQGQPSGTKHSYQQSVSSFHSAQQQTEKHVLQPMSPPSPVQQHAGRQQRQLSEYPSISTQQGQQKVQQPMTLSNQWPQRGQQQTHQSVDPSVSARMSVAPSNPMQEQGQQQAHQPMAPSDPLQHRGQQYVHQSPDASVSMQHGQHLEQQPMGPSNPVQQRGGQQQRQQSAYPSSSMQHIQRQAQQPIYPSNPMPVQGAQPHVQQSMAPSNPIHKVQQVQHMAPSNPTSILGGQNHIQQSAYQPSSTQPGMQQAQQLIGPSHTMQQGAQQQIQQSMAPPNPMPVQGAQQQIQQPMAPSNPMPVQGAQQQNPMPVQGAQQQIQQPMAPPNPMPVQGAQQHIQQSMAPPNPMPVQGAQQQIQQPMAPSNPMPVQGAQQQIQQPMAPSNPMPVQGAQQHIQQSMAPSNPIPVQGPQQQIQQPMAPSNPMPVQGAQQQIQQPMAPSNPLPVQGAQQQIQQPMAPSNPMPVQGAQQQIQQSAYVSNPMQKPSAPNNPIQQGQQQIQQPPVLSSSMQQGQQPVQQYQPTQLQPKPNRTLAYYGYTHSHTQSQSQTANYQIPSSGETFSNGQQVHGVSTAQNQAGQAHPPSNHPVGVATYPSNQQVMKQQQVNGVSSTRYEPGNQINGGGPSGVMNGMSGNGRGPDGGLNRMGSPNRAMNGMGSPNGAMNGMGSPNGAMNGMGSPNGAMNGMGSPNGAMNGMGSPKGAMNGIGSPNGAMNGMGSPNGAMNGMGSPNGAMNGMGSPNGAMNGMGSHNGVMNGMGSPNGVMNGMNGGGGAMRGPMGGMNGMGGPVGVMNGRQGMMSASMGGGMNGMGGNPGGMNGMGGNPGGMNGMGGNPGGMNGMGGNPGGMNGMGGNPGGMNGMGGPGQMSGMNGMGRRGTMGGGMGGGMGGGMGNMNVMGGAVGGMGGRMNGMGGGMNGMGGGMNGMGGGMNGMGGGMNGMGGGMNGMGGGMNGMGGGMNGIGGGMYGGMGGNTMNDPYNPPPIGSPAFVAWLHKMDQLGIDTPYEMPDSTDPPTTPAPSTLPPPPSTPPPTTSVPQMIANAPSPHGAHAPETHPVDASRTNPDPPVASNRLSANISPGSALERTLRALLDTLRIQHEPPTTPPTTTTTTTTTTTTVPTTVEVLSDAAIMAEMMNSLSSGVGLEQTLMSMINAVLLQEKQQPPPTPITTTITTTTPTTTTTTTTPTTTTTTTTTTTTTTPTTTTTTTTTTTTPPTTTVPTYQPANSIKAAGNEQIQTALAALAQKVGTSNLGAAIMSTSLNLPPELKNLLTKQLAASQINSKNNPVSDMAVSATTATPETAASVTYLPAEVRSNIAHAPTETQVNDITKSVYYPDTVTPSTFRHSSRQSQIVRSPPAPHVNGIVDIAHNPDTATPSTFSYLTRQSDILHSPPAPQVNGVVEPAHNPDTATPSTFSYLSRQSDILHSPPAPQVNGVVEPAHNPDTATPSTFRHSPIQSHILHSTPTPHVNGTAEIAHNTDRVTPSKFSNFPTQSLILNSLPPTQENGKTQTAYSNDRVMPPTFNNFPSQSNILHSPTGTQVNGIPGTVQHPDIITTSAVGQSNKLDTQYRQVDTLLSHGPSSMPNITQTQRNTEQKQLHESVPHNVIETSTVMAPLTESPGAKHHANYPSHTAEANKTYPSALNHGDPALDGFLMQAIDRVMSTQNSGMSESQLLTVAFETAFKRMQALRFPVKVDPTSQTSTLSHLVSADSGHHSPPSAYDVPVHSAYNTKSATTIDIQHSASPLLKAAAPQGTLQQETNLEIHAGPSDVQMNKVPHGASSLTQTNPGDTAAPTSSTAVDVLQPAGTGNHPASLAVLQDSIPLGGHSSHGPVVPDGASAAAATEPYEAIVTPGQMNVPVTESIVPSTLASAGKAQATDIANQPNIPITDTHVPNTLPATGQEGPIVKPSQTNVPVYGTHVPNTPSDGPSQVTGASFPNTVGPVILDTVPVSGASSQTSDPVSGKPVYNILPFNEVPISGTHVQNTPSDAGPRQASGTSFPNTAGPVILDTVPVSGASSQTSNHVSGKIVHNILPFNEQSGTANRTNTQEATKITMQDVVPVRGTNFHIPINGQSYTVDTSSQDAVAVNEASSLNITPLSRKPHTVGATSLGTVPTSGSSVQDNSYLDGQSHTVEMTINKRVPVSATDVQDTIPVIGLSQDVVKKSGSGPSTQVVHFDITGTNMPFQVYKQKPVDNMATTKVANAVSGTHTAIGVPAQSSSKAHTVTAKNVFNRILGMMKLLKNSKGQPLISQNVSQSEYTTLQTVSTTSPATPIPATTMEVEPTESEDKVTAPSATVTSSPPRRTEQVQQAMKDTPTPASMTTLIPRNSLHNRLLDMVKMLSSRSRAATDKRPSALKSGTWSDKTALSTVSATSPAVIETSTIEVEPTELEDHTPLSTVPTTPPTTVPTTTTEVEPTELEDRLTTEIVTTYPPSTPAAETESQERSKEVSTAMDVHTPAPFTTSVAGNDPYHRLRHMVKMLSQRSRMATNGFRRGISSEHTALQAALPTTSPSPTSTMEVEPTELEDIVTTPAATTTSTPPTVADTEEAGGIDGVPVGPQTRTVPRGRQSLYNRLLDMVNMLSIRRGGLSNGRPAVHRSATTQKSPTATARTTTTTTTATTTTTTTEEPPEEEEAEEVLTSTTMAPVTTGAVQDGHNVYSRLVHVFKMLSARNRNIQAATRTTTTATTTTTTEEPPEEEEAEEENNAMIFPDYLGFTAGGSQDYASSDDTTN